The Magnolia sinica isolate HGM2019 chromosome 9, MsV1, whole genome shotgun sequence sequence CAGCCCACTGGACACAAGCATAACCCAAAAAACCACATGAATTAGAAAATCCCAACCACCCAATCCACAGAAAGGGGTGGGGGGGATGGAGGAAGGTCCCGGCTCGACGGGGAAAATGTCCATCGATTGGATAGCATCATCTGACCAAAATGAGGTTTTTACACTATTACTCAATCCATGTTGGGCCAACAATCTGGACGGCCGGTTTCTGCATGCCATGTGCATGGTGGGTACATGCATGTACTTCTTTCAACCACCAATGAATCAAATAtacagaaaaaatgaaaaaataaaataaaataaaataaaaataaaaaaatctatgaTCATGCAATGCTTTGAAGAATCATACATAAAAAGAATCTGATGCAGAAATCAAAATTCGAACAGAAATCTAAAAGAATATCATCCATTTACCTTGACTCCATACTTTATAGCAACGCCAGACAACGTATCCATCTTCGAGACGCGGTGCTCGATGTGATTGACACCGGATGATGGAGCCAACAGAAGAATCAACGAAGTCATCATAGTCGAATGGATTGCTCTCTCACTGACCAAATCGTCTGAAAAGGACTGAGAAATTCCATTACTCTGCCCTTCCTTAGTCTGCATTTCAGACAATTCGCCCcccaaaaggaaaacaaaaacccTAAACGCCACTAAGACATGAAATTCCAGTCCATATCCTCATCTGAAACCCTAGAAAATCCAAACAACGGAATTCCGCACTTATTTACACAGATCAAGGATGGAGGAGGAGGATTCGACGGGGATTTTGCGAAAATACCCTAGATCACTGCAGCGAAAGTGGATTTTTCGTGGAAATAGGTGGGATTTGTACCGTTCCAGAGAGAATCTGATGGATAATCGCTAGAAGGGGAAAATTAGAGGCCTGGATTTCGATTTCCAGATCGTTTTTTCCTTCAGATTTTCCTTCGTGGCAGGATTCGCAGCGCTGCGAGAAACAAAAGGCAGAAAAACGgacttttgagagagagagagagagagagagagagagagagtgtgagacaGTGGATTACTCGATTTTGCTTATTAGGCCTTACCCGAGGTTTTATTCGCAGTTCGTGGAGTAACTGACACGTGTCAGTATAGTAATGGTGGTGAAATTTTCtgtgggagatttttttttttttttttttctggtagtGTGTGATACTTGATGCACACTAATAAATCATATACTTCTAAAATTTTTTACTTAGGGCCTCGCTTTGGTGTGTGTATTGTATGGTATTAAAGTGTATGATGTGACATGTATAATGTTTGGTTCGAAGGAGGCAACTGAAGTATTCCACGTGCACAAATACTGTGTGAAGCCAAAAAACTGCATCAAAGCACTCCTGGGTGTAATACATCCGGACCCTTCTTCATACATCTCAAATGCCTCTCTAAGATCcctcatctcttcttcttccccgTGAACTTCAATTAATCTAACAAAGTCCTCAAAACCCAACATCCCATCTCCGTTCGAGTTGATGGATTCGACCACCACTTCCGACTCCTCCACCGACAGATCCTCCCCAATCGTCCTCATGCAGCTTCGTAATTCTGCAGCAGAGATCTTCCCATCTCTATTTTCGTCCAAGTAGCGGAAGACAAACACCGGTTTTATGCATATGAATGAGGCTGGGGGCTAAGATGTGAGGATTTGAAACGATGAGCGCCACGACATTGGACTCGGAGAGGCCCTTGTCTTTGAAGTGTTGGATCTTGGGCCTTAAGATGCACTTAGGATCCGCGGAGAGGAGTTTTGGAGCTGTGGCGATGACATATTTGATGTGAGTTTCTGAGAACCCATGAGATTTGAAGAAGGTGAGGACATAATCTGGGTTCTTGGGGGTGTGTTTTAGCATTTTGGTGATTGTTAGAGCTTTTTTGGTGAGAGACGACATGGTCGTTGGGATCTGCCTCTAACGTCTCCTATGAAACTGATCGTCTTGCTTTGATCAACTTCAAACATCTGATAACCAACGATCCTCTCCAATCTTTGAGCTCGTGGAACCATACTCTCCACTTCTGCCAGTGGAAGGGGGTCACATGCGGTGGCCAACTTCCTCAAAGAGTCACCGCTTTGAACCTCAGTGGCCagagcatggtgggccccatatctctTTACATTGCAAACCTCACCTTCCTCAGCATAATCGATCTTGCAAGCAACAGCTTCCATGGGATGATTCCTGAAGAGATTGGCCGTTTGTCGCACTTGCAATCTCTCATTTGTCCGATAACACATTCTCTGGAGAAATTCCAGCAAATCTGACCCACTGTTCCGAACTCAAAAGTCCTTAATTTTCGCCGGAACCAGATCACATGGAGGATTCCAACTGAGCTTGGCTCTCTATTGAAGCTCACCTTTTTGTCCCTTCGTCACAACACTCTTACGGGAATCATCCCGccttcacttggaaacctttcATCTCTCACTGTCCTTCGTCTCACGAGTAATAGGCTTGAAGGCAGCATCCCAGGAGACCTTGGTCGGTTGGTGAGGTTAAGTATTCTTGCCATTGGTGGAAATGAACTGTCAGGTACGATTCCACCCCAACTATACAATATCTCCTCTATTAACCTTTTGGGAGTGGCAGGGAACAAATTGCATGGAAATCTTCCACCAAACTTAGGCCTCACTCTTCCTAATCTCCAAGAGCTTTACGCCGGACTAAATCAATTCACAGGATCCATACCGgtttcattatccaatgcttcAGGGCTTGCAGTTATTCAGCTTGGTAATAACAGAATTAGCGGTTCCGTGCCTATGAATTTTGGAAGCCTAAAGGGTCTCAACAGGCTACGTCTAGCCGGCAATCAGCTCGGACTTGGGAAAGCTCATGACTTGAATTTTCTTGATTCTTTGACCAATTGCAGTAGCTTGCGAAAACTGTCAATAGCCAATAACCGTCTCAGTGGTGTGTTGCCCAATTCCATGGCTAATCTTTTGACCCAACTGACACGGCTGAATATTGGAGGTAACAGGATATTCGGAAACATCCCATCTGGGATTCAGAATCTTGTTGGACTAACAGCACTGATAATGGGACAGAACTTTCTAACAGGTAATATTCCTATTGGTGTTGGGAAGCTTAACAAGGTGGAGGAACTTTACTTGCAAAGAAATGAATTATCAGGGCAAATTCCATCTTCTTTGGGCAACTTCTCCCGACTGTATAAACTCGTTTTATACGAAAATAATCTAATAGGGAGCATACCTTCAAGCCTCGGAAATTGTACATACATGCAGTTCATATACCTCCAAAATAATAATCTTAGTGGTAGCTTACCCAAACTGCTTTTCAGCTTTACCTCT is a genomic window containing:
- the LOC131255098 gene encoding putative receptor-like protein kinase At3g47110 gives rise to the protein MIPEEIGLLNFRRNQITWRIPTELGSLLKLTFLSLRHNTLTGIIPPSLGNLSSLTVLRLTSNRLEGSIPGDLGRLVRLSILAIGGNELSGTIPPQLYNISSINLLGVAGNKLHGNLPPNLGLTLPNLQELYAGLNQFTGSIPVSLSNASGLAVIQLGNNRISGSVPMNFGSLKGLNRLRLAGNQLGLGKAHDLNFLDSLTNCSSLRKLSIANNRLSGVLPNSMANLLTQLTRLNIGGNRIFGNIPSGIQNLVGLTALIMGQNFLTGNIPIGVGKLNKVEELYLQRNELSGQIPSSLGNFSRLYKLVLYENNLIGSIPSSLGNCTYMQFIYLQNNNLSGSLPKLLFSFTSLIELHVENNFFTGNLPVETGNLQSLQTLNVANNNLSGEIPSLLGNCLSLEYLWLDGNFFQGSIPSAFSTLRGLQSLDLSCNILSGKIPQYLENLSALQYLNLSFNNFEGELPKQGVFGNASQISVLGNSKLCGGIQELQLPACFRQASKKGGISLASKVKISIISVVMCLISLPCSFTTLYWVRKSRRKPFDVPSMEDSFMNVSYAELYKATDGFSSANLIGSGSFGFVYKGNLDRDGIVIAVKVLNLQQQGAMRSFMAECEALGNVRHRNLIKILTCCSSIGFKGNEFMALVFEYMPNGSLSKWLHRDGHDQLGRNLNFIQRLNIAIDVANALDYLHHHC